GAATAATGCCTGATAGGCGCTTCCCCAGCCTTTCGAGCCACGTCCTCCGCGGGGCTTCCTCAATCTCGCGCACCAGGTCTTCAAAGTACGTCGGCTGGCTCTGGGGTTCGAGCATGgggcccttgagcttgtAGCGGTCGCGGAACTTGTTCTGCACGAGGAactgcagcgcgcgcgccttaagcagctcctcggcctcgttggTCTTTGCGCCGGCGTAGCGCTCTTcgacggcacggcgcagGACGTCCTGCAGCTGGTAGTCGGGGCGCAGGTCCTGCTTGGGCCACTTGGCGAAGGCGTCGCTGTagacgcggcgctgcgcggcggTGTGGGCTGTCAGTTCATGAACATGagcgccggggagggggggagggggctttGGAGGGTAACGGCATGGTGAGCGTACCGCTAATGACCGCGACATGGCTGTGGTGGTTTGCGAGCGGTTTGCGGAGGGGCGgaagcgtcgtcgccgctggggAATATTTCTGATGGACCCCTGCCGTTGAAGCCAAGCCGTCATCGACGCGAGTACAGTGTCGAGTGTGGGAAGCTCGGTTTATGCACTGTCCGCTGTTGGTTCTCGCTAGCTCGCCTCACAATGCATCGATGCCTCAGGCAGAAAACGTTGCAGACGGCCTCCGGACGCATTGAGAAGGTCTGGGCAGGGCTGCCCGCCTACTCTGGAGCCCGAAGcccaagccagccagcgccgccgtcgctgttCCAGGGACTTccaggcgctgctcgcccgcgggCTGTGCTGGGCCGGCGACACCCGACCGCCTGgtagcgcgcgcgcgcagctctCAACCAGGGCCCAACATGCGCCCGGCCAGGCCTCGTCAGCTGTTCCATGGCCTACTGAcagcgtcaccgccgccgcctccccgtcCCGCTCCATCTCGTCGCATCATTCGGCCATCCATCTCGCATCCTacgaccgccgcccctcccccttcacagggctctctctcttgtGTTTCGCCCCTGACTTCACCGTCTCTTTGATTCGATTTTGTCTGGCCATTCGATTACAGTACTCACCATTGCGCCTCTCCCTTGTATTTTCTTCTTTTGTGTTGCCGCCTCCCCACCCCCGTCTCCGATCTCCCCTCTCCGAGACGTCGCCGGTCGCTGCCAACTCAGCGCCTCGGTGGCGAGACGCACCCTGAAACTTCTGCGCCGGCCGACTCGACGACTTGACCATCACACAACACGCCGAGCTCAAAATGGCCGGGCGATACGAGAGGGTAGGTTTGCACGACAATTAtgcgagggcgtggcgtggccggcggctaACATTGACTTGACAGGTGAATGAacacgacgaggacgacgtcgaaTCCCAACAGTCGAGACTGCCGAGACCCGTCCCgaactcgccgccgccgtcattTCACTCACGCGCCTCGTCCCCGACGCGCAACGGGCGAGTCGATCCCGACCTTGCCGATGCGTTCGATACCGATGGCGacagcgatgacgaggccgatgacACGCAGCGGTTGGTGCGCCagagcacgacgccgtccagcgGGTCGGTGAGCAGCGGAcacgtcggcgcggcgagccaggcggcgcagctgcaACCTCCCAACACGGCTTCAtcgggctcgcggccgcggttcatgggcggcggcgttggcacCGACGGCGTGTTCGCCAACATGTCGGCACGGCCGGAGCGTACAGAGTCTGAGAAggacgagcagccgccggtaggaaaccccccccccccgggttGTGTTGCAGACTTTTGATTTGAAGTGATTCTGACCCGCGCGACAGACGTACGAACAAGCAGCCGcggacgccgcgccgccgtacTGGGAGACGACGATTCTGGCGCCCGGCTttggcggcttcgacgaggtCTACGTGGACGGCATGCCCGTTGGATCCGTCTTTTCATTTATATGGAACGGCATGATTTCAACGTCGTTCCAGCTCGTCGGATTCCTCCTCACATATCTTTTGCACTCGACGCACGCAGCCAAGAACGGGTCAcgcgccggcctgggcaTCACACTCATACAGTACGGCTTCTACATGAAGGGTACGTCGGACAACGAGCCGCCGCAGATGAACGGGCCAGATGGGtatgcggcgccgcccgaccCCAACTCACACGACTTCAACGCGGGCGACGTGACggacggtggtggcagcgggTCAGGGTCCATCCATGGGGGCGAGTGGATCGCGTACgtgctgatggtggtggggtGGTTCATCCTCATCAAGAGCGTGGCCGAGTTCCTCAAGGCGCGTCGGCACGAGCAGCTGGTGATGCAGAGCCCGGACCGGGGGCTCAACGTGCCCATTattgccgagggcgagcatCCGGAGCGGGTGGTGTGAGCCtgtgccgcgccgctgcaTGTTGTATACCCCCTAGTCGGCAGCACGAGCGAGCGAACAGAAAGACGCCGTGTCTGGGACCGAGTTCCGGATCTGGATCATGGTACAGCGGGCATTTTCCTCCGGCGTTACTGGGATGGCATGGGATGAGGAGGGATGGACGGGCGGGTCGAGGGAGGGCCTTTTTCCACGTACGAAGTCAGTCTTGGGGTCCTTTTTCTTCCCCTGGATTTTTGATTTGGCAGACATGACGCACAGCACGCATACTCTCTCACGTACACCGTCACTTCTCTCTCGTTTTCATTGTTTCCTAGCCGACTTATAGAAAGGCCGTTCTGCGGCGCCCTTTTTGCGCTGTCCTGGGGCGGTCCGGTGCCAGCCGGATGCTTTTGCCTCGAACCTTGTGTGGCCTTTGACTTGCTCCAGCGGTACGAAGGAAGTAATGTGAACGTGGACGGCAGGTACCGAGCTCATTGAAACGTGCCAATCCTGTTGGCGCGGGGTTGGTGCTCCTGCCCACCTGAGTGGTCGGCGGTGTCACTCACTCAATAACCTCAAGTACCTCCTATAGGTACATGTGTgatgcccgccatgcccggtGTGCGTAGGTGCATTTGTTACAGGTATGCGCCTAGGGGCACTGGATTCCGCTTGGCCGCATCTTTAGTAGCTGCCACTCACTACCTAATGGAGGTGCCTCGTCTTGTCCACCAACCACGAATTATTCTGGCGCGTCATCCCATCGTaaccacgccgccgcctcgtccacctcggcccACATCCGTCGGGTTTCCTGTCTTTGACATCGCTCACGAGTCACATCTACCCGTCCCCGACACGCACCTTTTATTTTAGTAGTTACCTGGCTGCCTACACAGCGCTTTTGCGCACACTTGTCCAGTAATAAAAACCCCCCCGCTCGATACCTAGCACCCGTCTCGTTGCCGGCACCGATtcgacctgcctgcctgcccgcctgccacTTTGGTcgacagccgccgcaacgTCTCATCCCCGGCCCTTCCCTCGTGCAGTAGCAGCAAAtagacggacgg
Above is a genomic segment from Purpureocillium takamizusanense chromosome 2, complete sequence containing:
- a CDS encoding uncharacterized protein (EggNog:ENOG503P7N3) yields the protein MSRSLARRVYSDAFAKWPKQDLRPDYQLQDVLRRAVEERYAGAKTNEAEELLKARALQFLVQNKFRDRYKLKGPMLEPQSQPTYFEDLVREIEEAPRRTWLERLGKRLSGIIRLQ
- a CDS encoding uncharacterized protein (COG:S~TransMembrane:2 (i184-205o279-300i)~EggNog:ENOG503NW1W), producing MAGRYERVNEHDEDDVESQQSRLPRPVPNSPPPSFHSRASSPTRNGRVDPDLADAFDTDGDSDDEADDTQRLVRQSTTPSSGSVSSGHVGAASQAAQLQPPNTASSGSRPRFMGGGVGTDGVFANMSARPERTESEKDEQPPTYEQAAADAAPPYWETTILAPGFGGFDEVYVDGMPVGSVFSFIWNGMISTSFQLVGFLLTYLLHSTHAAKNGSRAGLGITLIQYGFYMKGTSDNEPPQMNGPDGYAAPPDPNSHDFNAGDVTDGGGSGSGSIHGGEWIAYVLMVVGWFILIKSVAEFLKARRHEQLVMQSPDRGLNVPIIAEGEHPERVV